A DNA window from Takifugu flavidus isolate HTHZ2018 chromosome 15, ASM371156v2, whole genome shotgun sequence contains the following coding sequences:
- the clul1 gene encoding clusterin-like protein 1: MKLSLSLIVLLVTVGVLYSAPEEQPSNISEDTLKQLSMNGEKLVDEEVRRALYGVKQMRDVMWRNAQKHQQLMTSLVHSGEKKKEAAKLAQEVFEKLEEAEEQCRESLQTEWEECRPCLEDACKNFYTSTCRRGFATFHTKVENFFRRVSSRFGNRERRAGRGDILVNQDLNNTDAQAVRIEESFNRLANKVSSLVALSDMLVSRMGAKLGKVFQKAFLNDLDAPMEKTTDDTFNPARDSGFLQGVGLEEVLESFYDFGKSVLDEFGAVVTQVFDGISETVQEEKKTAREKFSRFLQNRKLCRDLRKQSSECWQLQSQCEVCHGALLTECPSVRELHLELDEVSQLLDVSKDQYDEILSIVQHHTDETVNWLSNMAAEFSWVGQTVNNSTTDPNRIFVITKVVSKTQEEQNVSVNESKVEVEIFNSPPLIVSVPGDLEMHDPAFIQYVTQEALNNYKELIRYDDE; encoded by the exons ATGAAGCTCTCGCTCAGCTTGATAGTTCTGCTGGTGACAGTGGGGGTTCTGTATTCAGCCCCTGAGGAACAGCCCTCCAACATCTCAGAGGACACCTTAAAAC AGCTGTCCATGAATGGTGAGAAACTTGTGGacgaggaggtgaggagggctCTGTATGGGGTAAAGCAAATGAGGGATGTAATGTGGCGGAATGCACAGAAGCATCAACAGCTCATGACATCCCTTGTGCACAGTGGCGAGAAGAAGAAG GAGGCAGCCAAACTGGCTCAGGAGGTGTttgagaagctggaggaggcggaggagcagTGCAGAGAATCCCTGCAGACTGAGTGGGAAGAGTGCAGGCCTTGTCTGGAGGACGCCTGTAAAAACTTCTACACCTCAACCTGCCGCAGGGGATTCGCCACTTTCCACACCAAG GTGGAGAACTTTTTCCGCAGAGTATCCAGCCGTTTTGGCAACCGTGAGCGCCGCGCTGGGCGAGGGGACATCCTGGTCAACCAGGACCtcaacaacacagacgcccagGCTGTCCGCATTGAGGAATCTTTTAACCGCCTAGCTAATAAGGTCAGCTCCCTGGTAGCCCTCAGTGACATGCTGGTCTCCAGGATGGGTGCAAAGCTTGGCAAAGTCTTTCAGAAGGCATTCCTGAATGATCTGGATGCCCCAATGGAGAAGACGACTGATGACACCTTCAATCCTGCCCGAGACTCTGGCTTTCTGCAAGgggtggggctggaggaggtgctggaatCCTTCTATGACTTTGGGAAGAGTGTACTGGATGAGTTTGGAGCTGTGGTGACGCAGGTCTTTGACGGCATCTCTGAGAcggtgcaggaggagaagaagactg CAAGGGAAAAGTTCTCCCGTTTCCTGCAGAACAGGAAGTTGTGCCGGGACCTTCGCAAACAGTCCTCCGAGTGCTGGCAGCTACAGAGCCAATGTGAAGTCTGCCATGGAGCCTTGCTCACAG AGTGCCCCAGCGTTCGAGAGCTACACCTGGAGCTCGACGAGGTCTCCCAGCTGCTGGATGTGTCTAAAGACCAGTACGATGAGATCTTGTCGATCGTCCAGCACCACACTGATGAAACGGTCAACTGGCTCAGCAACATGGCGGCCGAGTTCAGCTGGGTTGGGCAGACTGTGAACAACAGCACCACAGACCCCAACAGAATCTTTGTCATCACTAAG GTGGTGTCAAAGACTCAGGAAGAACAAAACGTGTCTGTGAACGAGAGCAAGGTAGAAGTCGAAATCTTCAACTCTCCCCCGCTGATCGTGTCTGTTCCGGGGGATCTGGAGATGCACGATCCCGCCTTCATTCAGTATGTGACCCAGGAGGCTCTGAACAACTACAAAGAACTGATCCG GTATGATGATGAATAA